From the genome of Neomonachus schauinslandi chromosome 5, ASM220157v2, whole genome shotgun sequence, one region includes:
- the CAPZA3 gene encoding F-actin-capping protein subunit alpha-3 codes for MSRSVLSRKEKERVIRRLLIQAPPGEFVNAFDDLCLLIRDEKLMHHQGECAGHQHCQKYSVPLCIDGNPVLLSHHNVVGDYRFFDYQSKLSFKFDLLQNQLKDIQSHGIIRNETEYLRNVVLCALKLYVNDHYPTGNCNVLRKSVKNKEFLIACIEDHSYETRDCWNGLWKSKWIFQINPFLTQVTGRIFVQAHFFRAVNLHIEISKDLKESLEVVNQAQLALNFARLVEEQENIFQAAVLEELQELSNEALRKILRRDLPVTRTLIDWQRILSDLNLVMYPKLGYVIYSRSVLCNWII; via the coding sequence ATGTCACGTAGCGTTCTgagtaggaaagagaaagaaagagtaattCGCAGACTGTTAATACAGGCTCCTCCAGGGGAATTTGTTAATGCCTTTGATGATCTCTGTCTGCTTATCCGTGATGAAAAACTTATGCACCATCAAGGTGAGTGTGCAGGCCACCAACACTGCCAAAAATATTCTGTGCCACTCTGCATCGATGGAAATCCAGTACTCCTGTCTCACCACAATGTAGTGGGTGACTACCGATTTTTTGACTATCAAAGCAAACTTTCTTTCAAATTCGACCTGCTTCAAAACCAGTTAAAAGACATCCAAAGTCATGGAATCATTCGGAATGAGACAGAATACCTAAGAAATGTTGTTCTGTGTGCCTTAAAACTGTATGTGAATGATCACTATCCAACAGGAAATTGCAACGTGCTGAGAAAAAGTGTGAAAAATAAGGAGTTCTTGATTGCTTGCATTGAGGATCACAGCTATGAAACAAGAGATTGCTGGAATGGCCTTTGGAAATCAAAGTGGATTTTCCAAATAAATCCATTTCTAACCCAAGTAACAGGAAGAATTTTTGTGCAAGCTCACTTCTTCAGGGCTGTCAACCTTCATATTGAAATCTCCAAGGACCTGAAAGAAAGCTTGGAAGTAGTTAACCAAGCTCAACTGGCTTTAAATTTTGCAAGGCTTGTGGAAGAGCAAGAGAATATATTTCAAGCTGCAGTCTTAGAAGAACTACAGGAGTTATCAAACGAAGCCCTGAGAAAAATTCTACGAAGAGATCTTCCAGTGACCCGCACTCTTATTGACTGGCAAAGGATACTCTCTGACTTGAATCTGGTGATGTATCCTAAATTAGGATATGTCATTTATTCAAGAAGTGTGTTATGCAACTGGATAATATAA